A stretch of the Teretinema zuelzerae genome encodes the following:
- a CDS encoding ArsR/SmtB family transcription factor, with protein sequence MDFETEDECKILIIHEDRVIKARRDMPDEKLLQKAGDFFKALSDPARIKIVNALSSTEMCVCDLTAVLNMNQPAVSQHLRTLKQAGIVTFRKDGKVVYYSLHDEETKSIHEKVMRHINAEKE encoded by the coding sequence TCCTCATAATCCATGAAGATCGCGTTATCAAGGCGCGTCGAGACATGCCAGACGAGAAGTTGCTTCAAAAAGCAGGGGACTTTTTTAAGGCGTTGAGTGATCCTGCACGTATCAAGATCGTAAACGCACTTTCGAGTACCGAAATGTGCGTCTGCGACCTGACGGCCGTATTGAACATGAACCAGCCGGCCGTATCCCAACACCTCAGGACTCTGAAGCAGGCGGGCATTGTAACGTTCCGGAAGGACGGGAAGGTGGTCTACTACTCGCTCCATGACGAAGAGACCAAGTCAATACATGAGAAGGTGATGCGGCATATTAATGCTGAAAAGGAGTAA
- a CDS encoding heavy metal translocating P-type ATPase, whose protein sequence is MRSGDEVIREDRQESRRKVFHVEGITCLDCAQKFEKSVAGLPGVKAAMLNTMAGKLTVEGSCDLEAIRKLGREEDYKITPITEAPPETETLLQVDGISCLDCAGKFEKAVNELPGVASANLNTMTGRLTVSGSVDLAAIRRLGSEENYTIKSVTQGTKSKPQVKEIDWDKRRAILSGIALIGGYAAEKLGGPIFAFLPLYLIAILLGGWSNFKKASRALPRLNFNMSVLMSTAVIGAVAIGQYEEGAVVAFLYAISEMLEEWTMDKARRSIRQLMDIAPKMAIVRRSDGEASIPVEEILVGDVMIVSPGEKIAMDGIILKGESSINQAAITGESIPVEKGPGADVYAGSLNAQGSLEVRVTKLVQDTTIAKIIHMVEEAQGKRAPTQAFVDKFAAIYTPIVMALAVGIVFIPPLFMGVAWAPWIYRGLALLVVACPCALVVSTPVAIVSAISNAAKHGVLIKGGIHLEEAGSLSAIAFDKTGTLTKGEPAVTDVVPLAGQSDYELLQMASNLEARSEHPLAAAIVKFAVAHGHKIDPVTDFTAIAGRGAKGTISGEAVFIGNPRLFADLGITLSARVAQEVDRLQGEGKTVMVIGNESRYYGLIAMADEVRASSATAIEDLKRAGVRHTIMLTGDNGATAKAMAAQVGVHEYRAELLPQDKVTAMQELIGKYGKVAMIGDGINDAPALALSTVGIAMGGTGTDAAMETADIVLMSDDLVKLPFTIKLSRKSLAIIRQNISFSLVIKLLAVVAVLPGWLTLWLAILADMGASIVVTLNSLRLLRVKDRE, encoded by the coding sequence ATGAGAAGCGGAGATGAAGTTATTCGGGAGGACAGACAGGAATCAAGACGGAAGGTCTTCCATGTTGAAGGCATTACCTGCCTTGATTGCGCGCAGAAATTCGAGAAATCAGTAGCCGGCCTACCGGGAGTGAAAGCGGCGATGCTTAATACCATGGCGGGGAAGCTTACCGTGGAAGGTTCGTGCGACCTGGAGGCGATTCGCAAGCTGGGACGTGAAGAGGACTACAAGATCACTCCAATCACTGAGGCGCCGCCAGAGACTGAAACCCTTCTGCAGGTTGACGGCATCTCCTGCCTCGACTGCGCGGGGAAATTCGAGAAGGCGGTGAATGAGCTTCCGGGGGTGGCGTCGGCAAACCTCAATACTATGACCGGCAGGCTGACGGTTTCCGGCAGCGTCGATCTTGCGGCTATTCGCAGGCTAGGCAGCGAGGAGAACTATACCATCAAATCCGTCACGCAGGGAACGAAATCTAAGCCGCAAGTCAAGGAAATAGACTGGGACAAGCGCCGGGCAATCCTTTCCGGCATAGCCTTGATCGGCGGTTATGCGGCAGAGAAGCTCGGCGGCCCAATCTTTGCGTTTCTTCCACTCTACCTCATCGCCATCTTGCTTGGCGGCTGGTCCAATTTTAAGAAAGCGTCGCGCGCCCTTCCCCGCCTCAACTTCAATATGAGCGTTTTGATGAGCACCGCCGTCATCGGCGCCGTCGCCATAGGCCAGTACGAGGAAGGTGCCGTAGTTGCCTTCCTTTATGCGATCTCCGAGATGCTCGAGGAATGGACAATGGACAAAGCACGGCGTTCTATCCGCCAGCTCATGGACATCGCTCCCAAGATGGCGATAGTTCGGAGAAGCGACGGTGAGGCATCTATCCCGGTCGAGGAGATACTTGTTGGGGACGTGATGATTGTGAGTCCAGGCGAGAAGATCGCCATGGACGGAATCATCCTCAAGGGCGAATCCTCGATCAATCAAGCCGCGATCACCGGAGAATCCATTCCTGTAGAGAAGGGCCCTGGTGCCGATGTCTACGCGGGTTCACTCAATGCCCAAGGTTCGCTCGAGGTCAGGGTAACCAAGCTGGTTCAGGACACGACCATCGCGAAGATAATCCACATGGTCGAGGAGGCCCAGGGAAAGCGCGCACCGACACAAGCGTTCGTCGACAAGTTTGCCGCGATTTACACACCCATCGTAATGGCACTCGCCGTCGGAATCGTCTTCATCCCTCCTCTCTTTATGGGAGTGGCTTGGGCGCCGTGGATCTATCGCGGGCTCGCGCTCCTGGTTGTCGCGTGTCCCTGCGCCTTGGTGGTATCCACGCCGGTTGCTATCGTAAGCGCCATTTCCAATGCCGCAAAACACGGAGTTCTCATCAAAGGCGGAATCCACCTCGAGGAAGCCGGCTCTCTCAGCGCCATCGCGTTTGACAAGACCGGAACGCTGACTAAAGGCGAGCCGGCGGTAACGGACGTGGTACCTTTGGCGGGACAGTCCGACTATGAACTTCTGCAGATGGCCTCCAATCTTGAGGCCCGCTCTGAACACCCCTTGGCTGCTGCCATCGTCAAGTTTGCCGTGGCGCATGGACACAAGATCGATCCCGTCACCGATTTCACCGCCATAGCTGGCCGCGGTGCGAAAGGCACAATTTCAGGCGAGGCTGTCTTTATCGGAAACCCGCGCCTCTTCGCCGATCTCGGGATAACATTGTCCGCGAGGGTCGCGCAAGAAGTGGATCGTCTGCAGGGCGAGGGAAAGACGGTCATGGTCATCGGAAACGAGTCGAGGTATTACGGGCTTATCGCTATGGCTGATGAAGTCCGCGCTTCCAGTGCCACGGCCATAGAAGACCTCAAGCGGGCCGGTGTCCGGCACACGATTATGCTGACGGGCGACAACGGCGCCACCGCCAAGGCGATGGCCGCCCAGGTCGGCGTCCATGAGTATCGGGCCGAGCTCTTGCCTCAGGACAAGGTCACTGCGATGCAGGAGCTGATCGGGAAATATGGCAAAGTTGCCATGATCGGGGATGGAATCAACGACGCGCCGGCCCTCGCCTTATCCACGGTGGGTATTGCTATGGGAGGAACAGGTACCGATGCTGCAATGGAGACCGCCGACATCGTGCTGATGTCGGATGACTTGGTCAAGCTGCCGTTTACCATCAAGTTGAGCAGGAAGTCACTCGCCATCATTCGCCAGAACATTTCCTTCTCTTTGGTAATTAAGCTTCTGGCTGTGGTCGCCGTCCTCCCTGGATGGCTGACCCTTTGGCTGGCAATTCTTGCAGATATGGGTGCATCGATAGTCGTAACATTGAATAGCTTGCGACTGTTGCGCGTCAAGGATCGGGAATAA